A section of the Amycolatopsis sp. AA4 genome encodes:
- the secE gene encoding preprotein translocase subunit SecE produces the protein MSDSDASGEHEQGDSGKQPGVESRPVSAAARRERRASARPAGKSEARPGSTRPSGKAGDKVAKPADAKGAPTPKRDRKPKKASVFARFTRFIREVWAELRKVIWPNRKQMVTYTAVVLVFVVFMVALVSGLDLGFKELVGLVFG, from the coding sequence GTGAGCGACAGCGACGCCAGCGGCGAGCACGAGCAGGGCGATTCGGGCAAGCAGCCCGGAGTCGAATCCCGCCCGGTGTCCGCCGCGGCTCGGCGCGAACGCCGCGCTTCCGCTCGGCCGGCAGGCAAGTCCGAGGCACGGCCGGGCTCGACCCGTCCGTCCGGCAAGGCGGGCGACAAGGTCGCGAAGCCCGCCGACGCCAAGGGCGCGCCCACCCCCAAACGGGACCGGAAGCCCAAGAAGGCCTCGGTGTTCGCCCGGTTCACGCGGTTCATCCGCGAGGTCTGGGCCGAACTGCGCAAGGTCATCTGGCCCAACCGCAAGCAGATGGTCACCTACACCGCGGTCGTTCTGGTGTTCGTGGTGTTCATGGTGGCCCTCGTGAGCGGTCTCGATCTCGGCTTCAAGGAGCTGGTCGGGCTGGTCTTCGGCTGA
- the nusG gene encoding transcription termination/antitermination protein NusG, producing the protein MTSDNGTEAGRDLTELSDEQVQAAPGDEESAEAVEVPVAEDEVAAEEASADDADDTDDDAEADVTEPAPEADDPVAALRAELKAAPGEWYVVHSYAGYENKVKTNLETRTQTLDVEDYIFQIEVPTEEVTEIKNGQRKQVQRKVLPGYILVRMDLNDQSWSAVRNTPGVTGFVGATSRPSPLTVDEVLKFLAPQVEKEAPAKAAKGGESAAAATSGAPTVEVDFEVGESVTVMDGPFATLPATISEVNVDGQKLKVLVSIFGRETPVELSFSQVSKI; encoded by the coding sequence GTGACCTCCGACAACGGCACCGAAGCCGGTCGCGACCTGACCGAGCTTTCCGACGAGCAGGTGCAGGCGGCGCCCGGCGACGAGGAGTCCGCCGAGGCCGTCGAGGTGCCCGTCGCCGAGGACGAGGTCGCCGCCGAAGAAGCCTCCGCCGACGACGCGGACGACACCGACGACGACGCCGAAGCCGACGTGACCGAGCCCGCCCCCGAGGCGGACGACCCGGTCGCCGCGCTGCGCGCCGAGCTCAAGGCCGCGCCGGGCGAGTGGTACGTCGTGCACTCGTACGCCGGTTACGAGAACAAGGTCAAGACCAACCTCGAGACGCGTACCCAGACCCTGGACGTCGAGGACTACATCTTCCAGATCGAGGTCCCGACCGAAGAGGTCACCGAGATCAAGAACGGCCAGCGCAAGCAGGTGCAGCGCAAGGTGCTGCCCGGCTACATCCTGGTCCGGATGGACCTCAACGACCAGTCGTGGAGCGCGGTCCGCAACACCCCGGGCGTCACCGGGTTCGTCGGAGCCACCTCGCGGCCGTCGCCGCTGACCGTGGACGAGGTGCTGAAGTTCCTCGCCCCGCAGGTCGAGAAGGAAGCCCCGGCCAAGGCGGCCAAGGGCGGCGAGTCCGCGGCGGCTGCCACGTCCGGCGCGCCCACCGTCGAGGTCGATTTCGAGGTCGGCGAGTCGGTCACCGTCATGGACGGCCCGTTCGCCACGCTGCCCGCCACGATCTCCGAGGTCAACGTCGACGGGCAGAAGCTGAAGGTCCTGGTGTCGATCTTCGGCCGGGAGACCCCGGTCGAGCTCTCGTTCAGCCAGGTCTCCAAGATCTGA
- the rplK gene encoding 50S ribosomal protein L11: MPPKKKKLAAIIKLQIKAGAANPAPPVGPALGQHGVNIMEFCKAYNAATESQRGDVVPVEISVYEDRSFDFKLKTPPAAKLLLKAAGVEKGSGEPHKTKVAKVTWDQVREIAKTKETDLNAHDIDQAAKIIAGTARSMGITVEG; encoded by the coding sequence ATGCCACCCAAGAAGAAGAAGCTTGCGGCGATCATCAAGCTGCAGATCAAGGCGGGTGCGGCCAACCCCGCGCCGCCGGTCGGCCCGGCGCTGGGTCAGCACGGCGTCAACATCATGGAGTTCTGCAAGGCCTACAACGCCGCGACCGAGTCGCAGCGCGGGGACGTCGTCCCGGTCGAGATCTCCGTGTACGAAGACCGGTCGTTCGACTTCAAGCTGAAGACGCCGCCGGCCGCCAAGCTGCTGCTCAAGGCCGCGGGCGTGGAGAAGGGCTCCGGCGAGCCGCACAAGACCAAGGTCGCCAAGGTCACCTGGGACCAGGTCCGCGAGATCGCGAAGACCAAGGAGACCGACCTCAACGCGCACGACATCGACCAGGCCGCGAAGATCATCGCCGGCACCGCCCGTTCGATGGGCATCACGGTCGAGGGCTGA
- the rplA gene encoding 50S ribosomal protein L1, with the protein MTKHSKAYRQAAELIDKARLYAPLEAVKLAKETSKTKMDATVEVAMRLGVDPRKADQMVRGTVNLPHGTGKTARVIVFAVGDKAAEAEAAGADAVGTDELIERIQGGWLDFDAAIATPDQMAKVGRIARILGPRGLMPNPKTGTVTPAVEKAVKDIKGGKINFRVDKQANLHLVIGKASFDTEKLVENYAAALDEILRAKPSSAKGRYVKKVTFTTTMGPGIPVDPARTRNLLSEEAAV; encoded by the coding sequence ATGACCAAGCACAGCAAGGCCTACCGCCAGGCCGCGGAGCTGATCGACAAGGCGCGCCTGTACGCGCCGCTCGAGGCCGTGAAGCTGGCGAAGGAGACCTCCAAGACGAAGATGGACGCGACCGTCGAGGTCGCGATGCGTCTCGGGGTCGACCCGCGCAAGGCCGACCAGATGGTCCGCGGCACCGTGAACCTGCCGCACGGCACCGGTAAGACCGCCCGCGTCATCGTCTTCGCCGTCGGCGACAAGGCCGCCGAGGCCGAAGCCGCCGGCGCGGACGCGGTCGGCACCGACGAACTGATCGAGCGCATCCAGGGTGGCTGGCTCGACTTCGACGCCGCGATCGCGACGCCGGACCAGATGGCCAAGGTGGGCCGCATCGCCCGCATCCTCGGCCCGCGCGGCCTCATGCCGAACCCGAAGACCGGCACGGTGACCCCCGCGGTCGAGAAGGCCGTGAAGGACATCAAGGGCGGCAAGATCAACTTCCGCGTCGACAAGCAGGCGAACCTGCACCTGGTGATCGGCAAGGCGTCGTTCGACACCGAGAAGCTGGTGGAGAACTACGCGGCCGCGCTGGACGAGATCCTGCGCGCCAAGCCGTCGTCCGCGAAGGGCCGCTACGTCAAGAAGGTCACCTTCACCACGACGATGGGCCCGGGCATCCCGGTCGACCCGGCGCGGACCCGCAACCTCCTTTCCGAGGAAGCCGCGGTCTGA
- a CDS encoding alpha/beta fold hydrolase — protein MPTTFLAPDGLQLSYTVWEGDGRHRRPVVLHHGFAADSQVNWVNPGVVDALVKAGFTVIALDARGHGASEKPHDPAAYGEDIMAADLTALFDELGLDEVCLAGYSMGAIVSLLVATRDRRVRCLAVGGVGAGIVDFGGVDARVINRSQIAAGLLAEDRSEVPSAARPFRRLARRAGADVEALAAVMHATPHGPMRLTNLSAATLILAGESDELATQPERLAAGIAGARLVRVPGNHMEAVAHPAFAAALVDFFAYSDTGETRLPISSPA, from the coding sequence ATGCCAACGACGTTCCTCGCCCCCGACGGGCTCCAGCTGAGCTACACGGTCTGGGAGGGCGACGGACGGCACCGGCGGCCCGTCGTGCTGCACCACGGTTTCGCCGCCGACTCCCAGGTGAACTGGGTCAACCCCGGGGTCGTGGACGCGCTGGTCAAGGCGGGGTTCACGGTGATCGCGCTGGACGCGCGCGGGCACGGCGCGTCGGAGAAGCCGCACGACCCGGCGGCCTACGGCGAGGACATCATGGCCGCCGACCTGACCGCGCTGTTCGACGAACTCGGCCTGGACGAGGTGTGCCTGGCGGGCTACTCGATGGGCGCGATCGTCTCGCTGCTCGTGGCTACGCGTGACCGCCGAGTCCGCTGCCTCGCGGTCGGCGGCGTCGGGGCGGGGATCGTGGACTTCGGCGGGGTCGACGCCCGGGTGATCAACCGGAGCCAGATCGCCGCCGGACTGCTGGCCGAAGACCGGTCGGAGGTGCCCTCGGCGGCGCGCCCGTTCCGTCGGTTGGCCCGCAGGGCAGGCGCGGATGTCGAAGCGCTGGCCGCGGTCATGCACGCGACCCCGCACGGACCGATGCGGCTGACGAACCTTTCGGCGGCGACGCTGATCCTGGCCGGGGAGTCGGACGAACTGGCGACGCAGCCGGAACGCCTCGCCGCCGGGATCGCGGGAGCGCGGTTGGTGCGGGTCCCGGGGAACCACATGGAAGCGGTGGCACACCCGGCTTTCGCGGCGGCGCTGGTGGACTTCTTCGCGTACTCGGACACGGGGGAGACCCGGTTGCCGATCAGCTCGCCTGCCTGA
- the rplJ gene encoding 50S ribosomal protein L10: protein MAKPDKVAAVAEIAESFRSSSATVVTEYTGLSVTQLSQLRRALGTSAKYRVAKNTLVKRAAEDAGLEGVEDLFVGPTAIAFVHGEAVDAAKALRDFAKENNALVIKGGYMDGKSLSVDEITKIADLDSREVLLSKAAGAFKAKLSQAAALFQAPASQVARLAAALEEKQRNATGTEAAEAPAES, encoded by the coding sequence ATGGCGAAGCCCGACAAGGTGGCGGCCGTCGCCGAGATCGCGGAGAGCTTCCGCAGCAGCTCGGCCACCGTCGTTACCGAGTACACCGGCCTCTCCGTGACTCAGCTGTCCCAGCTGCGCCGCGCTCTCGGCACCAGTGCCAAGTACCGGGTCGCGAAGAACACCCTCGTCAAGCGTGCCGCTGAGGACGCCGGTCTCGAGGGCGTCGAGGACCTGTTCGTCGGCCCGACCGCGATCGCTTTTGTGCACGGCGAGGCAGTCGACGCCGCGAAGGCCCTTCGCGACTTCGCGAAGGAAAACAACGCGCTTGTCATCAAGGGCGGCTACATGGACGGCAAGTCGCTGTCCGTGGACGAGATCACCAAGATCGCCGATCTCGACAGCCGCGAGGTGCTGCTTTCCAAGGCGGCGGGCGCGTTCAAGGCGAAGCTTTCCCAGGCCGCGGCGCTGTTCCAGGCGCCGGCGTCCCAGGTGGCCCGCCTGGCTGCCGCGCTGGAGGAGAAGCAGCGCAACGCCACCGGTACCGAAGCAGCCGAAGCACCCGCCGAGAGCTGA
- the rplL gene encoding 50S ribosomal protein L7/L12: MAKLSTAELIDAFKELTLLELSEFVKEFEEVFDVTAAAPAAVVAAAPGAAAGGAEAAAEQDEFDVILDSAGDKKIQVIKVVREVVSGLGLKEAKELVEAAPKALLEKVDKEAADAAKEKLEAAGAKITIK; encoded by the coding sequence ATGGCGAAGCTGAGCACCGCCGAGCTGATCGACGCCTTCAAGGAGCTGACCCTTCTTGAGCTGTCCGAGTTCGTGAAGGAATTCGAAGAGGTCTTCGACGTCACCGCCGCCGCCCCGGCCGCCGTCGTGGCCGCCGCCCCGGGCGCCGCCGCCGGTGGCGCCGAGGCCGCTGCCGAGCAGGACGAGTTCGACGTCATCCTCGACTCGGCCGGCGACAAGAAGATCCAGGTCATCAAGGTCGTCCGCGAGGTCGTCTCCGGTCTGGGCCTGAAGGAGGCCAAGGAGCTGGTCGAGGCCGCTCCGAAGGCGCTCCTGGAGAAGGTCGACAAGGAGGCCGCCGACGCCGCCAAGGAGAAGCTCGAGGCCGCCGGCGCCAAGATCACCATCAAGTGA
- a CDS encoding ABC transporter ATP-binding protein, translating into MGAEVVIEGLTKSFGKQTIWRDVTLTLPPGEVSAMLGPSGTGKSVFLKSMIGLLKPDRGRCVINGVDIVTCSEHKLYEIRKLFGVLFQDGALFGSMNLFDNVAFPLREHTKKSETEIRRIVLEKLEITGLAGADKKLPGEISGGMRKRAGLARALVLDPEIILVDEPDSGLDPVRTTYISQLFLDVNAQIDATFLIVSHNINLARTVPDNLGMLFRKELVMFGPREVLLTSDEPVVEQFLNGRKLGPIGMSEEKDSAQMAREQAEAAAGHGDVLNEDVRGVVPQMQVSPGVPERAGAKRRMDRVMRILHTLPPSAQEGIIESLTPEQQRHYNVRPNPGAFHHQRGPEETQQLPPVSPPGPVPNQHQGQLPADQVARIPGADRRSPRHGQGGA; encoded by the coding sequence ATGGGTGCCGAGGTGGTCATCGAAGGTCTGACGAAGTCCTTCGGAAAGCAGACCATCTGGCGGGACGTGACGCTGACCCTGCCTCCCGGCGAGGTCTCGGCGATGCTCGGCCCGTCCGGAACCGGCAAGTCCGTGTTCCTGAAGTCGATGATCGGCCTGCTCAAGCCGGACCGCGGGCGCTGCGTCATCAACGGCGTCGACATCGTCACCTGCTCCGAGCACAAGCTGTACGAGATCCGGAAGCTCTTCGGCGTCCTGTTCCAGGACGGCGCGCTGTTCGGCTCGATGAACCTCTTCGACAACGTGGCCTTCCCGCTGCGCGAGCACACGAAGAAGTCCGAGACCGAGATCCGCCGGATCGTGCTCGAGAAGCTCGAGATCACCGGTCTCGCCGGCGCGGACAAGAAGCTCCCCGGCGAGATCTCCGGCGGGATGCGCAAGCGCGCCGGCCTCGCCCGCGCGCTCGTGCTCGACCCGGAGATCATCCTGGTCGACGAGCCGGACTCCGGTCTCGACCCGGTCCGCACGACCTACATCTCGCAGCTCTTCCTGGACGTCAACGCCCAGATCGACGCGACCTTCCTGATCGTGTCGCACAACATCAACCTCGCCCGCACGGTGCCGGACAACCTCGGCATGCTGTTCCGCAAGGAACTCGTCATGTTCGGTCCGCGCGAGGTGCTGCTGACCAGCGACGAGCCAGTGGTCGAGCAGTTCCTCAACGGCCGCAAGCTCGGCCCGATCGGCATGTCCGAGGAGAAGGACAGCGCCCAGATGGCCCGCGAGCAGGCCGAGGCCGCCGCCGGGCACGGCGACGTGCTCAACGAGGACGTGCGCGGCGTCGTGCCGCAGATGCAGGTCAGCCCGGGAGTTCCGGAGCGGGCCGGGGCGAAGCGGCGGATGGACCGCGTCATGCGGATCCTGCACACGCTCCCGCCGAGCGCGCAGGAGGGGATCATCGAATCCCTGACCCCGGAGCAGCAGCGGCACTACAACGTGCGGCCCAACCCCGGCGCCTTCCACCACCAGCGCGGCCCCGAGGAGACCCAGCAGCTGCCCCCGGTCAGCCCGCCGGGCCCGGTGCCCAACCAGCACCAGGGACAGCTTCCCGCCGACCAGGTCGCGCGCATTCCGGGCGCGGACCGCCGGTCGCCCCGGCACGGGCAGGGTGGCGCGTGA
- a CDS encoding ABC transporter permease, which yields MLRETGNLFALGLDIVRGIFQRPFQFREFIQQAWFVASVTILPTALVAIPFGAVISLQFGALARQLGAQSYTGAGSVLATVQQASPLVTALLVAGAGGSAVCADIGARTIREEIDAMEVLGVSAVQRLIVPRTLAMMLVALLLNGMVSVIGVLGGYFFNVVLQGGTPGAYLSSFSALAQLPDLWVGEIKALIFGFIAAVVAAYRGLHPSGGPKGVGDAVNQSVVITFLLLFVVNFVITLIYLQLVPGKLD from the coding sequence ATGCTGCGGGAGACCGGGAACCTGTTCGCGCTCGGCCTCGACATCGTCCGCGGCATCTTCCAGCGCCCGTTCCAGTTCCGCGAGTTCATCCAGCAGGCCTGGTTCGTCGCGAGCGTGACGATCCTGCCGACCGCGCTCGTCGCGATCCCGTTCGGCGCGGTCATCTCGCTGCAGTTCGGCGCGCTCGCCCGCCAGCTCGGCGCGCAGTCCTACACCGGCGCCGGTTCGGTGCTGGCGACCGTGCAGCAGGCCAGTCCGCTGGTCACCGCCCTGCTGGTGGCCGGCGCGGGCGGCAGCGCGGTCTGCGCGGACATCGGCGCGCGGACCATCCGCGAGGAGATCGACGCGATGGAGGTGCTGGGCGTCTCCGCGGTCCAGCGCCTGATCGTGCCCCGCACGCTCGCCATGATGCTCGTCGCGCTCCTGCTCAACGGCATGGTCAGCGTCATCGGCGTGCTCGGCGGCTACTTCTTCAACGTCGTGCTCCAGGGCGGCACCCCGGGCGCGTACCTGTCCAGCTTCTCCGCGCTCGCGCAGCTGCCCGACCTGTGGGTCGGCGAGATCAAGGCGCTGATCTTCGGCTTCATCGCCGCGGTCGTGGCGGCCTATCGCGGCCTGCACCCGAGCGGCGGCCCGAAGGGCGTCGGCGACGCGGTGAACCAGTCGGTGGTCATCACGTTCCTGCTGCTCTTCGTCGTGAACTTCGTGATCACGCTGATCTACCTGCAGCTCGTGCCCGGAAAGCTGGACTGA
- a CDS encoding ABC transporter permease — protein sequence MTFLAGAKRIANRPLETLDTLGDQMSFYGRALLWTPRTLRRYTKEVLRLLAEVSFGSGSLAVIGGTVGVMVGLTLFTGVLVGLQGYSALNSIGTSAFTGFLTAFFNTREIAPLVAGLALSATVGAGFTAQLGAMRISEEIDALEVMGVPSLPYLVTTRIIAGFVAVIPLYVIGLLSSYLASRLVVIYIYGQSAGTYDHYFDLFLPPQDVLYSFIKVLIFSVLIILSHCYFGYRASGGPAGVGVAVGRAVRLSIVTVSVVNFFIGFAIWGTDVTVRIAG from the coding sequence ATGACGTTCCTCGCGGGGGCGAAGCGGATCGCCAACCGGCCGCTGGAGACCCTGGACACCCTCGGCGACCAGATGTCGTTCTACGGCCGGGCTCTGCTGTGGACGCCGCGCACGCTGCGCCGCTACACCAAGGAAGTGCTGCGGCTGCTGGCCGAGGTGAGCTTCGGCTCCGGCTCGCTCGCGGTCATCGGCGGCACGGTCGGCGTGATGGTCGGCCTGACGCTGTTCACCGGTGTCCTCGTCGGCCTGCAGGGCTACTCGGCGCTGAACTCGATCGGCACCTCTGCCTTCACCGGCTTCCTCACCGCCTTCTTCAACACCCGCGAGATCGCGCCGCTGGTCGCCGGGCTGGCGCTGTCGGCGACGGTCGGCGCGGGCTTCACCGCGCAGCTCGGCGCGATGCGGATCTCCGAGGAGATCGACGCGCTCGAGGTGATGGGCGTGCCGAGCCTTCCGTACCTGGTGACCACGCGGATCATCGCCGGGTTCGTGGCCGTGATCCCGCTGTACGTGATCGGCCTGCTGAGCTCGTACCTCGCCTCGCGGCTGGTCGTTATCTATATCTACGGACAATCCGCGGGTACCTACGACCATTACTTCGACCTGTTCCTACCACCTCAAGACGTGCTCTATTCGTTCATCAAGGTGCTGATCTTCAGCGTTTTGATCATTCTTTCGCACTGCTACTTCGGGTACCGGGCCAGTGGCGGACCGGCCGGGGTGGGCGTGGCCGTCGGCCGCGCGGTGCGGCTTTCCATCGTCACGGTTTCGGTCGTGAACTTCTTCATCGGTTTCGCGATTTGGGGAACCGACGTCACGGTGAGGATTGCGGGATGA
- a CDS encoding MCE family protein translates to MTTLRRRLLGLLLVAVLVGGIALSIAMYDKAFSKFVTVKLDAGSIGNQLLKQSDVKVRGLIVGSVQDIKATENGAELTLAMDPESVKLIPQNVSARFLPKTLFGERYVSLEIPKDPSAKTLSQGDVITQDRTSSAVELEQALEHLMPVLQAVQPQKLSSTLTAISTALQGRGKPLGETLSQLGQYIGDLNPHEPELQHNLQALAEFSGHLSNATPDLVQSLDNLSTTTRTVVAEQANLSSLYGNLTTASQDLQSFLEANSQNLISLASTARPTAELLAKYSPEYPCVLKQMAKVVPVADAALGKYNGKPGLNATIEVVVNRGPYKPGEEPRFEDKRGPRCYDLNPAPDPFPQQPPDGPFKDGTKQGAAPKTVGEGLNPANFKADAAGANGGGTSGGNPVNTAAENTFLAALVSPEMGISQDQFPGWGSLLVGPLYRGTEVTVK, encoded by the coding sequence ATGACCACACTACGGCGCAGGTTGCTCGGCCTGCTGCTGGTGGCGGTGCTCGTCGGCGGGATCGCGCTCAGCATCGCGATGTACGACAAGGCGTTCAGCAAGTTCGTCACGGTGAAGCTCGACGCGGGCAGCATCGGCAACCAGCTGCTCAAGCAGTCGGACGTGAAGGTCCGCGGCCTGATCGTCGGTTCGGTGCAGGACATCAAGGCCACCGAGAACGGCGCGGAACTGACGCTGGCGATGGACCCGGAGTCGGTGAAGCTGATTCCGCAGAACGTGTCCGCGCGATTCCTTCCGAAGACGTTGTTCGGCGAACGCTACGTGTCGCTGGAGATTCCGAAGGACCCGTCGGCCAAGACGCTTTCCCAGGGCGACGTGATCACCCAGGACCGCACTTCGAGCGCGGTCGAGCTGGAGCAGGCGCTGGAGCACCTGATGCCGGTGCTGCAGGCGGTGCAGCCGCAGAAGCTGTCGAGCACGCTCACCGCGATCTCGACCGCGCTGCAGGGCCGCGGCAAACCGCTCGGCGAAACGCTTTCGCAGCTGGGCCAGTACATCGGCGACCTGAACCCGCACGAGCCGGAACTGCAGCACAACCTGCAGGCGCTCGCGGAGTTCTCCGGACACCTGAGCAACGCGACGCCGGATCTGGTGCAGAGCCTGGACAACTTGAGCACGACGACGCGCACCGTGGTCGCCGAGCAGGCGAACCTGTCGAGCCTCTACGGCAACCTCACCACCGCGTCGCAGGACCTGCAGTCGTTCCTGGAAGCCAACTCGCAGAACCTGATCAGCCTCGCCAGCACCGCGCGCCCGACCGCTGAACTGCTCGCCAAGTACTCGCCGGAATACCCGTGCGTGCTGAAGCAGATGGCGAAGGTCGTGCCGGTCGCGGACGCGGCGCTGGGCAAGTACAACGGCAAGCCGGGCCTGAACGCGACCATCGAGGTCGTCGTGAACCGCGGTCCGTACAAGCCGGGCGAGGAACCGCGGTTCGAGGACAAGCGCGGTCCGCGCTGCTACGACCTCAACCCCGCGCCGGACCCGTTCCCGCAGCAGCCGCCGGACGGCCCGTTCAAGGACGGCACCAAGCAGGGCGCGGCTCCGAAGACCGTCGGCGAGGGCCTGAACCCGGCCAACTTCAAGGCGGACGCGGCCGGGGCCAACGGCGGCGGCACCTCGGGCGGCAACCCGGTCAACACCGCGGCCGAGAACACCTTCCTCGCCGCTCTGGTCAGCCCGGAGATGGGGATTTCGCAGGACCAGTTCCCGGGCTGGGGCTCGCTGCTCGTCGGCCCGCTCTACCGGGGCACGGAGGTGACGGTCAAGTGA
- a CDS encoding MCE family protein: protein MRGLAAPLIKLTIFVVVTVLFTTVLGISIANINTTSTSAYSARFTDATLLLPNDDVRIAGVRVGQVKDVKIVDKRQAQVDFEVDSGRKLPAGVTAQIKFRNLVGQRYVSLGEGDDTSGATLKPGDTIPLERTTPALDLTELFNGFKPLFTALNPSDVNKLSYEVIQVLQGEGGTVESLLSHTASLATTIANKDQVIGQVIDNLTSVLDTVNQHTPQLNDLIVKLQQLVSGLAADRKPIGDAIEGLGNLANTTAGLLTDARAPLKDDIAALGKLTTNLNQNEPLVEHFIQFMPKKVSALTRTADYGSWFNFYSCEMTGTVGVPGLLPPTDFTLAPVNRDRCKP, encoded by the coding sequence GTGAGGGGACTCGCCGCACCGCTGATCAAGCTGACGATCTTCGTGGTCGTCACGGTGCTGTTCACGACCGTGCTGGGCATCAGCATCGCGAACATCAACACCACCAGCACCAGCGCCTACTCCGCGCGGTTCACCGACGCCACGCTCCTGCTGCCGAACGACGACGTGCGCATCGCCGGCGTCCGCGTCGGCCAGGTCAAGGACGTGAAGATCGTCGACAAGCGCCAGGCGCAGGTGGACTTCGAGGTCGACTCCGGGCGCAAGCTCCCGGCGGGCGTCACCGCGCAGATCAAGTTCCGCAACCTGGTCGGCCAGCGCTACGTCTCGCTCGGCGAGGGCGACGACACCAGCGGCGCGACGCTCAAGCCGGGCGACACCATCCCGCTCGAGCGCACCACGCCCGCGCTGGACCTGACCGAGCTGTTCAACGGCTTCAAGCCGCTGTTCACCGCGTTGAACCCGAGCGACGTGAACAAGCTGTCCTACGAGGTCATCCAGGTCCTGCAGGGCGAGGGCGGCACGGTGGAAAGCCTGCTGTCGCACACCGCCTCGCTGGCCACCACGATCGCCAACAAGGACCAGGTGATCGGCCAGGTCATCGACAACCTCACCTCGGTGCTCGACACGGTCAACCAGCACACCCCGCAGCTCAACGACCTGATCGTGAAGCTGCAGCAGCTGGTCTCCGGCCTCGCCGCGGACCGCAAGCCGATCGGCGACGCGATCGAGGGCCTCGGCAACCTGGCCAACACGACCGCCGGTCTGCTGACCGACGCGCGGGCCCCGCTGAAGGACGACATCGCCGCGCTGGGCAAGCTCACCACGAACCTGAACCAGAACGAACCGCTCGTCGAGCACTTCATCCAGTTCATGCCGAAGAAGGTCAGCGCGCTCACCCGCACGGCCGACTACGGCTCGTGGTTCAACTTCTACTCCTGCGAGATGACCGGGACGGTCGGCGTGCCAGGCCTGCTGCCGCCGACGGACTTCACGCTCGCGCCGGTGAACCGGGACAGGTGCAAGCCATGA
- a CDS encoding MCE family protein: MKSFQKRNPIPIALVGIAVMALGLVAAMNSEDLPVIGGGTTYSADFSEAAGLQKDNDVRIAGVKVGKVSDIKLDGASVKVSFKVKDAWMGDKTTAAIKIKTLLGQKYLALDPQGNGNLDPGSPIPRDRTMSPYDVLDAFRGLSQTVDAIDTNQLSKSFEAITQTFSNTPQDVKGALSGLSKLSDTIAKRDSQLANLLANTRQVSQTLVDRDAEVQKLITDGNQLLDEIGKREQAIKTLLDGSKQLSTQLQGLIDDNDGQLNPVLTQLDQLTSMLQRNQDSLAQGIQKFAPFIRVFNNTIGTGHWFDNYICGLVLPSVGPLNPEGCNSR, encoded by the coding sequence ATGAAGTCCTTCCAGAAACGCAACCCGATCCCGATCGCCCTGGTCGGCATCGCGGTGATGGCGCTCGGCCTCGTCGCCGCGATGAACTCCGAAGACCTGCCGGTGATCGGCGGCGGCACCACCTACAGCGCGGACTTCTCCGAAGCGGCCGGGCTGCAGAAGGACAACGACGTGCGGATCGCCGGCGTGAAGGTCGGCAAGGTGTCCGACATCAAGCTGGACGGCGCGAGCGTCAAGGTGTCGTTCAAGGTCAAGGACGCCTGGATGGGCGACAAGACCACGGCGGCAATCAAGATCAAGACGCTGCTGGGCCAGAAGTACCTCGCGCTCGACCCGCAGGGCAACGGCAACCTCGACCCCGGCTCGCCGATCCCGCGCGACCGGACGATGTCGCCGTATGACGTGCTCGACGCGTTCCGCGGCCTGTCGCAGACGGTCGACGCGATCGACACGAACCAGCTGTCGAAGAGCTTCGAGGCGATCACCCAGACGTTCTCGAACACCCCGCAGGACGTGAAGGGCGCGCTGTCCGGGCTGTCGAAGCTGTCGGACACGATCGCCAAGCGCGATTCGCAGCTGGCGAACCTGCTGGCCAACACGCGCCAGGTGTCGCAGACCCTGGTCGACCGCGACGCCGAGGTGCAGAAGCTGATCACCGACGGCAACCAGTTGCTCGACGAGATCGGCAAGCGCGAGCAGGCCATCAAGACCCTGCTCGACGGGTCGAAGCAGCTGTCGACGCAGCTGCAGGGCCTGATCGACGACAACGACGGCCAGCTCAACCCGGTGCTCACCCAGCTCGACCAGCTCACGTCGATGCTGCAGCGCAACCAGGACTCCCTGGCGCAGGGGATCCAGAAGTTCGCGCCGTTCATCCGGGTCTTCAACAACACGATCGGCACCGGACACTGGTTCGACAACTACATCTGCGGCCTGGTGCTTCCCTCGGTCGGCCCGCTCAATCCGGAGGGGTGCAACTCCCGATGA